TTGGCGCTGAGTTTCATCTCGATACAGGAAAATCTTATATTTTAGGTAGTGACCCTGCATCTGCGGATATTGTCTTTAATGATCTTAGTGTTTCACACCAACATGCTAAAATTATCGTCAGCAATGACGGTTCTATCATGCTGGAAGATCTCGGAAGTAAAAATGGCGTCATTGTTGAAGGGAAAAAAATAGAGCATAACTCTACTTTAAGCTCCAATCAAGTGGTTGCTCTAGGAACAACTTTATTTTTGCTGATAGATCATTCGGCTCCCGCAGATACTATTGTAGCGTCTTTTGCTCCAGAAGATTACGGTTTATTCGGCCGCCCTCAAGATGCTGAAGCTATTGCTGAGCAAGTAGCTCAAGAAGAAGAAGAAAAACGAAAGCGGGCTACATTACCAACGGGATCGTTCATCCTAACATTGTTTATTGGTGGTTTAGCAATACTTTTTGGTATGGGCACGGCTTCTTTATTCCATACGAAAGAAGTTATTCCTATGGAAAATGTCGATTTCCAAGAGGATATTGAGCGTGTAGTTAATGCTTTCCCAACTGTGCGCTATACTTTCAACAAGAACAATGGTCAGCTCTTTTTAATAGGGCACGTAAAAAATAGTATAGATAAAAGCGAGCTTCTTTATAAAGTGGATGCTTTGTCTTTCGTCAGAACGGTCGATGACAACGTGATAGACGATGAGGCTATTTGGCAAGAAATCAACATATTATTGTCTAAAAAGCCGGAGTTTAAAGGTGTGAGTATGCACTCACCAGAGCCCGGACTGTTTGTGATAACAGGATATTTAAAGACAGAAGAGCAAGCAGCATGTCTCTCCGATTATCTTAATGTGCACTTCAACTATCTTTCTCTTCTTGAAAACAAGGTGATCATAGAATCGCAAATGCTAAAAGCAATAGCAGGTCAGCTTTTGCAGTCAGGATTTGCAAATATTCACGTAGCCTTTGTGAATGGCGAAGTTGTTCTCACAGGTTATGTAAATAATGATGATGGAGAAAAATTCCGCGCTGTAGTTCAAGAGATATCTGCTATCCCAGGCGTGCGTCTGGTGAAAAATTTTGTAGTTTTACTCCCCGTTGAAGAGGGAATAATTGATTTAAATTTGCGGTATCCTAGCCGTTATCGCGTAACCGGATATTCAAAATACGGTGACGTAAGCATAAATGTTGTAGTCAATGGTAGGATTTTAACTCGTGGTGATGTTATCGATGGAATGACGGTAACAAGTATACAACCAAGCTGTATCTTTTTAGAGAAGGAAGGGTTGAAATATAAAATCGAGTACAATAAATAGCTGATATTAAGGCTTGTTAATTCTTTTGTTTTTAGGAAGAAATACTATGTTTAA
This window of the Chlamydia sp. BM-2023 genome carries:
- the sctD gene encoding type III secretion system inner membrane ring subunit SctD, giving the protein MGARLVIVKGPLSGVILVLEEGASWSIGKDPTANDIPLEDPELADSQVMITKDEDVYNLENLDTKLPVSVNGQAITSVTTLKNADVIEFGSNQYSFLVDEFDPEDVVYDFDLSEINGANVSAEPADSKKKTKKKSKPSEEGTKKTSSKKQSASDTSPTDKDKELAEAFLASAKSEKKTSDAQIDMAVSPEDSGEAQEKPSSRDEKNNKPQNATMEENGALPNQNQQPLPEDSAKQDQPKEGNRPQEGEPVKETPDLITPKDDAAADKKEAEKEPSEEKAPKEKAVGEEKAPSEDKEAPKDQKTDENEAPADKAAGEDDSEDKDAEDKDTDDKDADDKDENQPEEGEDAGEEAEDAQSKEQKDKKLSKPEVLTPFNVQDLFRFDQGIFPAEIDDIVQKNVSVDLSQPSRFLLKVLAGANIGAEFHLDTGKSYILGSDPASADIVFNDLSVSHQHAKIIVSNDGSIMLEDLGSKNGVIVEGKKIEHNSTLSSNQVVALGTTLFLLIDHSAPADTIVASFAPEDYGLFGRPQDAEAIAEQVAQEEEEKRKRATLPTGSFILTLFIGGLAILFGMGTASLFHTKEVIPMENVDFQEDIERVVNAFPTVRYTFNKNNGQLFLIGHVKNSIDKSELLYKVDALSFVRTVDDNVIDDEAIWQEINILLSKKPEFKGVSMHSPEPGLFVITGYLKTEEQAACLSDYLNVHFNYLSLLENKVIIESQMLKAIAGQLLQSGFANIHVAFVNGEVVLTGYVNNDDGEKFRAVVQEISAIPGVRLVKNFVVLLPVEEGIIDLNLRYPSRYRVTGYSKYGDVSINVVVNGRILTRGDVIDGMTVTSIQPSCIFLEKEGLKYKIEYNK